In Pseudofrankia saprophytica, one genomic interval encodes:
- a CDS encoding response regulator transcription factor, producing MTGEAAATTTRGASLLVAEDDEASRVALARSLERFGYRVLEAADGETALRLFQTTEIDLVVLDVAMPRMDGFAVLSRLRQTSEVPVIMLTGRAEEVDRVVGLELGADDYVVKPYSLRELVARVRARLRRRPVEAPPQRTGDGNEPLIYGDVSIDLRAREVAVAGERIDLTAREYELLAFLARHPRRVFSREELLEQVWGTRFQDPATVTEHVRRVRTKVEGRPPQRRLVTTLRGMGYRFDP from the coding sequence ATGACCGGGGAAGCAGCTGCGACCACGACGCGAGGGGCATCGCTGCTCGTCGCGGAGGATGACGAAGCCTCGCGCGTCGCACTCGCGCGCAGTCTTGAGCGATTCGGATACCGCGTGCTGGAGGCGGCCGATGGCGAGACCGCGCTCCGCTTGTTCCAGACGACGGAGATCGACCTGGTTGTGCTTGACGTGGCAATGCCACGGATGGACGGCTTCGCCGTACTGAGCCGCCTGCGGCAGACGAGCGAAGTGCCGGTGATCATGCTCACCGGCAGGGCCGAGGAGGTCGACCGGGTGGTCGGCCTCGAGCTTGGGGCCGACGACTACGTCGTCAAGCCCTACTCACTGCGCGAGCTGGTGGCCAGGGTTCGCGCCCGACTACGCCGCCGGCCGGTGGAAGCGCCGCCTCAGCGTACTGGCGACGGCAACGAGCCGCTGATCTACGGCGACGTGTCGATCGACCTGCGTGCCCGCGAGGTCGCGGTCGCCGGCGAACGGATCGATCTGACCGCCCGCGAGTACGAGCTGCTCGCCTTCCTGGCCCGGCATCCGCGCCGGGTGTTCAGCCGGGAGGAACTGCTCGAACAGGTCTGGGGCACCCGGTTCCAGGACCCCGCGACCGTGACGGAGCACGTCCGGCGGGTCCGGACCAAGGTCGAGGGCCGGCCGCCGCAGCGCCGGCTCGTCACCACCCTGCGCGGCATGGGCTACCGCTTCGACCCGTGA
- a CDS encoding inorganic diphosphatase yields the protein MDLEFDVTIEIPKGQRNKYEMDHHTGRIRLDRMLFTSTHYPSDYGFIEGTLGRDGDPLDALVLLEEPTFPGCLVRCRTIGMFQMTDEKGPDDKVLCVPVADIRQEHLRDIRHLPEFDRLEIQHFFEVYKDLEPGKSVEGASWVGRADAEREILASIERLKDDEAEHAEPVVSEAKDEAKSA from the coding sequence GTGGACCTCGAGTTCGACGTGACCATCGAGATCCCCAAGGGGCAGCGCAACAAGTACGAGATGGATCACCACACGGGGCGGATCCGGCTCGACCGGATGCTGTTCACCTCCACCCACTACCCGTCCGACTACGGGTTCATCGAGGGCACGCTTGGCCGCGACGGCGACCCGCTGGACGCGCTGGTGCTGCTCGAGGAGCCCACCTTCCCGGGCTGCCTGGTGCGCTGCCGGACGATCGGCATGTTCCAGATGACCGACGAGAAGGGCCCGGACGACAAGGTCCTGTGCGTGCCGGTGGCGGACATCCGCCAGGAGCACCTGCGTGACATCCGTCACCTGCCGGAGTTCGACCGGCTGGAGATCCAGCACTTCTTCGAGGTCTACAAGGACCTTGAGCCCGGAAAGTCGGTCGAGGGCGCGAGCTGGGTCGGCCGTGCGGACGCCGAGCGCGAGATCCTCGCCTCGATCGAGCGGCTGAAGGACGACGAGGCCGAGCACGCGGAGCCGGTCGTCAGCGAGGCCAAGGACGAGGCCAAGTCCGCCTGA
- the ricT gene encoding PSP1 domain-containing protein, producing MSMMCAVAFSPRGKLYYADPGQLTPRVGDRVLVPTDDGPEVATCMWAPQWVTEDIGHLPVLVGFADDDDVERDQASRRRRAQARVAAKRLVREHGLPMKIVGVDHVGAADTFTIYFTADGRVDFRSLVRELNRTLDTRVLLRQLSARDSAKLQGGIGSCGRELCCSTFLTDFEPVSIRMAKDQNLALNPLKISGACGRLMCCLRYEHPLYEEFAAAVPAVGARARTPDGPGRVISHDVPRQQVVVALDAGGRRACDRADVCASRKAHESVYPAAASSGCGSGSAPADGDGGGSGSVGAGADGSGSGSGAQGDPPDQQEESIPGAPGVDDVPGTYRSAAAPDAVTRDAAGSAAGSRPDGGSPESPANDGGHRRIRRRARSRQSDSD from the coding sequence ATGTCGATGATGTGCGCGGTGGCCTTCTCGCCCCGCGGGAAGCTTTACTACGCCGACCCGGGACAGCTGACACCGCGCGTCGGTGACCGGGTGCTCGTCCCCACCGACGACGGCCCCGAGGTCGCGACCTGCATGTGGGCGCCGCAGTGGGTGACCGAGGACATCGGCCACCTGCCGGTCCTCGTCGGGTTCGCGGACGACGACGACGTCGAGCGAGACCAGGCGTCCCGGCGGCGGCGTGCCCAGGCAAGGGTGGCGGCCAAGCGGCTGGTCCGGGAGCACGGCCTACCGATGAAGATCGTCGGGGTGGACCACGTCGGCGCGGCCGACACCTTCACGATCTACTTCACCGCCGACGGACGGGTGGACTTCCGTTCCCTCGTCCGCGAGCTGAACCGGACGCTGGACACTCGGGTTCTCCTGCGGCAGCTGTCGGCCAGGGACAGCGCGAAGCTGCAGGGCGGCATCGGCTCCTGTGGCCGGGAGCTGTGCTGCTCCACCTTTCTGACCGACTTCGAGCCGGTGAGCATCCGGATGGCCAAGGACCAGAACCTGGCGCTCAACCCGTTGAAGATCAGCGGAGCCTGTGGCCGGCTGATGTGCTGCCTGCGCTACGAGCATCCGCTGTACGAGGAGTTCGCCGCCGCGGTCCCCGCCGTGGGCGCCCGGGCGCGCACGCCCGATGGCCCCGGCAGGGTGATCAGCCACGACGTACCCCGCCAGCAGGTGGTGGTGGCGCTCGACGCCGGCGGTCGACGGGCCTGCGACCGCGCCGACGTCTGCGCCTCCCGCAAGGCCCACGAGTCCGTATATCCGGCCGCCGCGAGCTCCGGATGCGGTTCGGGCAGTGCACCCGCGGATGGAGATGGAGGCGGGAGCGGAAGCGTCGGCGCCGGCGCCGACGGCAGCGGCAGCGGCAGCGGCGCGCAGGGTGACCCCCCGGATCAGCAGGAGGAGTCGATCCCCGGTGCTCCTGGCGTCGACGATGTCCCCGGAACGTACCGGAGCGCGGCGGCCCCGGACGCCGTTACCCGGGACGCGGCCGGGTCCGCTGCCGGTTCGCGGCCGGACGGGGGGAGTCCTGAGTCACCGGCCAACGACGGCGGGCACCGCCGGATCCGCCGACGTGCCCGCTCTCGCCAGTCCGACTCGGACTGA
- a CDS encoding keywimysin-related RiPP, whose translation MKTTYRAPALHDAGSFRERTHGVWSFGGWGWGWGWGWGWGGGGWGWGGGGWGWGW comes from the coding sequence ATGAAGACTACGTACCGCGCACCGGCTCTCCACGACGCCGGATCCTTCCGCGAGCGCACCCACGGAGTGTGGAGCTTCGGCGGCTGGGGCTGGGGTTGGGGCTGGGGCTGGGGCTGGGGCGGCGGCGGCTGGGGCTGGGGCGGCGGCGGCTGGGGCTGGGGCTGGTAA
- a CDS encoding DNA polymerase III subunit delta', which produces MSVWETLTGQDAVVDTLVTAASAAALIGGPDGAIAAARAGMTHSWLFTGPSGAGRVDVARTFAAALSCERATAAPAPDEPPGLPGCGECVGCHTVLTDTAADLRTVRAEGLSLGVHDVRALVRDAASAPTSGRYRILLIEEADRLTDSAANALLKALEEPADRSVFLLCAPSVDDVMPTIRSRCRVVALRLPSVDDLVTALLRDGVDERAAQVAARAAQGHLGRARLLAVDDQARARRAQVLALPGRLGRAAECLAAAADLVAAANADADAANSERDEVEAEALRTALGVGATSSGATGRSKRPTKSAPKAAPKARTMMVRGAAGALKDLEKSQKSRGRRTVLDSLDRALLDLAGLYRDVLARQLGATVDPVNPDAAAEIGRLAAAATPERTLRRLEAVLATRDALAANPGLVAQLAVESLALGLRDA; this is translated from the coding sequence GTGAGCGTCTGGGAAACGCTCACCGGGCAGGACGCCGTCGTTGACACCCTCGTCACGGCCGCCAGCGCGGCCGCGCTCATCGGCGGCCCGGACGGTGCCATCGCCGCCGCCAGGGCGGGGATGACCCACTCCTGGCTGTTCACCGGCCCCTCCGGCGCCGGCCGCGTCGACGTCGCCAGAACCTTCGCCGCCGCGCTGAGCTGCGAGCGCGCCACGGCGGCGCCAGCGCCCGATGAACCGCCTGGCCTGCCCGGCTGCGGCGAGTGCGTCGGCTGCCACACCGTCCTCACCGACACCGCCGCCGACCTGCGCACGGTACGCGCCGAGGGGCTCTCGCTCGGCGTGCACGACGTGCGGGCGCTGGTCCGGGACGCGGCGAGTGCTCCGACCAGCGGCCGCTACCGGATCCTGCTCATCGAGGAGGCCGACCGGCTCACGGACTCCGCCGCGAACGCCCTGCTCAAGGCGCTGGAGGAGCCGGCCGACCGGTCGGTGTTCCTGCTGTGCGCGCCGTCGGTGGACGACGTGATGCCCACGATCCGGTCTCGCTGCCGGGTGGTGGCGTTGCGGCTGCCCTCCGTGGACGACCTCGTCACCGCGCTGCTGCGCGACGGCGTCGACGAGCGCGCCGCGCAGGTAGCCGCCCGGGCCGCGCAGGGCCATCTCGGCCGGGCACGGCTGCTCGCCGTCGACGATCAGGCCAGGGCGCGGCGCGCCCAGGTGCTGGCACTGCCCGGCCGGCTCGGCCGCGCGGCCGAGTGCCTGGCCGCGGCCGCCGACCTCGTCGCCGCGGCGAACGCGGACGCCGACGCGGCGAACAGCGAGCGGGACGAGGTGGAGGCGGAGGCACTGCGCACGGCGCTCGGCGTCGGGGCGACCTCGTCCGGCGCCACCGGGCGCTCGAAACGACCGACGAAGTCAGCGCCGAAAGCCGCGCCGAAGGCCAGGACGATGATGGTCCGCGGCGCCGCCGGGGCGCTCAAGGACCTGGAGAAGTCGCAGAAGAGCCGCGGCCGGCGCACGGTGCTCGACTCGCTCGACCGGGCGCTGCTCGACCTCGCGGGCCTCTACCGTGACGTGCTCGCCCGCCAGCTCGGCGCGACCGTCGACCCGGTGAACCCGGACGCCGCCGCCGAGATCGGTCGGCTCGCCGCGGCGGCGACCCCGGAGCGCACCCTGCGCCGGCTGGAGGCGGTCCTGGCGACGAGAGACGCGCTTGCCGCCAACCCCGGCCTCGTCGCGCAGCTCGCCGTCGAGTCGCTCGCCCTCGGCCTCCGCGACGCCTAG
- a CDS encoding FAD-dependent monooxygenase, producing MKIVCVGGGPAGLYFAIRAKLRDSHHDITVLERDRPGATHGWGVVYWEPLLDVLFRSDPVSARELRAASTMWQGQRVSVGGPQPAYLPGYGYSIQRATLLDLLARRAAELGVDVRYHQYVADQDDLNAIAAEADLVVAADGANSQVRRLAGPDAFGTRIEVGANQYIWLGTDRRFENFMFAFERTEPGWVWFHAYPSAADISTCIVECAPQTWTDLGLDRLSDADGCRLLERIFDGPLGGHRLLSDCHGRPARWQQFTHVANRSWCHENIVLLGDAAHTTHFTLGSGTALAIMDAIMLDRFLHKHADVPAALRDFDQSGHAALGPMQERARISMSWFEGVDGQLDRLSTATQPMDGERPSTGEAPDPVAFAFKMATRQGDETSLRYQILRAAQLPAVRALDQHAGRGTRWLHDKRRTLVTR from the coding sequence ATGAAGATCGTCTGCGTCGGCGGCGGTCCGGCGGGGCTCTACTTCGCGATCCGCGCAAAGCTGCGGGATTCCCACCACGACATCACCGTCCTCGAACGCGACCGGCCAGGGGCGACCCACGGCTGGGGCGTCGTCTACTGGGAGCCGCTGCTGGATGTCCTGTTCCGGTCCGATCCGGTCAGCGCGCGCGAGCTGCGGGCGGCGTCGACCATGTGGCAAGGCCAGCGCGTCAGCGTCGGCGGCCCGCAGCCGGCCTACCTCCCGGGTTACGGCTACAGCATCCAACGCGCGACCCTGCTCGACCTGCTCGCGCGCCGGGCGGCCGAGTTGGGCGTCGACGTGCGATACCACCAGTATGTGGCCGACCAGGACGACCTGAACGCAATTGCGGCGGAAGCCGACCTGGTGGTGGCGGCAGACGGCGCGAACAGCCAGGTACGGCGGCTCGCCGGCCCGGACGCGTTCGGCACTCGGATCGAGGTCGGCGCCAACCAGTACATCTGGCTCGGCACGGACCGGCGGTTCGAGAACTTCATGTTCGCGTTCGAGCGCACGGAACCCGGCTGGGTCTGGTTCCACGCCTATCCGTCGGCCGCCGACATCAGTACCTGCATCGTCGAGTGTGCCCCCCAGACGTGGACCGACCTGGGTCTCGACCGGCTAAGCGATGCGGACGGCTGCCGACTCCTGGAAAGGATCTTCGACGGGCCTCTCGGCGGTCACCGGCTGCTCAGCGACTGCCATGGCCGGCCGGCACGCTGGCAGCAGTTCACCCACGTCGCCAATCGCTCCTGGTGCCACGAGAACATCGTGCTGCTGGGCGACGCCGCCCACACCACCCATTTCACCCTGGGTTCGGGCACCGCACTCGCGATCATGGATGCCATCATGCTCGACCGTTTCCTGCACAAGCACGCGGACGTCCCCGCGGCGCTGCGGGACTTCGACCAGTCCGGCCACGCGGCGCTCGGGCCCATGCAGGAGCGGGCTCGCATCAGCATGTCGTGGTTCGAGGGCGTGGACGGTCAGCTCGACCGGCTGAGCACCGCCACCCAGCCCATGGACGGCGAGCGCCCGTCCACCGGCGAGGCACCGGACCCGGTGGCGTTCGCGTTCAAGATGGCCACCCGCCAGGGTGACGAGACATCTCTGCGCTACCAGATACTGCGGGCGGCCCAGCTCCCGGCGGTGCGAGCGCTCGACCAGCACGCCGGCCGCGGCACGCGCTGGCTGCACGACAAGCGCCGCACACTGGTCACCCGGTAA
- a CDS encoding lasso RiPP family leader peptide-containing protein: MKATYRAPALQDVGSFRERTHGFGLFGFGFGGWGWGHGWGWGWGGGWGHGGGWGGWC; encoded by the coding sequence ATGAAGGCAACATATCGGGCGCCAGCCCTTCAGGACGTGGGGTCCTTCCGCGAGCGCACCCACGGCTTTGGCCTCTTCGGCTTCGGCTTCGGCGGCTGGGGCTGGGGCCACGGCTGGGGCTGGGGCTGGGGCGGCGGCTGGGGCCACGGCGGCGGCTGGGGCGGTTGGTGCTGA